The Mycolicibacterium mucogenicum DSM 44124 genomic sequence AGTTCGCCCTACCAAACCGCCTACTCAAGCTTCCGTCACACGACGATGTGGAGTGTCGCGGCCATTTGCTCGTCGAAAATGCTGCCGTGCCAGTAGGCGTGGCGGTGCCGAAGAACACGGTAGTTGCCGCGGTGGTCGAGCAGGCCCGCACGTCGCCAAACCCGGGGTGGCCACGTAGCCCTCTCGTGGACTACGGGATTTGCGTGGTCCTTGGCACCTCGTTGCATGCAACTGTCAAGACATCACATGAGACAGAAGGGCACGGCGGTCATGAAGGACGCTCTGATACTTGGCGGCGGCTTCGCGGGAGTGTGGAGTGCGGCAAGTGCGGTGCGGCTGGCCCGATCGGCGGGCAGCGATAGGTTGCGGGTGCGGCTGATCAGCGCCGGTGATGACATGGTGATCCGGCCGCGACTTTACGAACGCAATCCGGACAAGATGCGGATCGACCTGGATCGGCTGCTTAACCCTATCGGTGTCGAGCGCCTCAACGCACGGGTGGAGTCCATCGACGCCGCCTCCCAGACTGTGATGGCCCACGGCGCCGATGGCGTGTTGGTGACAGCGTCTTATGACCGGCTGGTGCTGGCCACAGGAAGCCAGCTGAAGCGGCCTGCTTTCCCCGGCGCCGCGCACGCATTCAACATCGACACTCTCAACGCCGCGGTCGCACTTGACATCCATTTGCACCATGTGTCGCAGCTGCCACCACGAGCTCGGTATACGGCGGTCGTGGTCGGTGCCGGTTTCACAGGACTGGAGATCGCCACGGAACTCGTCGGACGGTTACGCGATGTGGCGGCAGGCCAGGAAGTTCGGGTGATCTTGGTGGAGCGCGCCAAGGTTTTGGGTCCTGAGTTGGGAGATGTTCCGCGCCCCGTCATCGTAGACGCTCTCGACACGCTGGGTGTCGAGCGACGCCTGGGCCGCACCGTCGCCTCGGCCACCGAGACACAGGTGGCTCTGGACGATGGTGAGGTGATCCCAGCCGCGACGCTGATCTGGACCGTCGGCATGTCCGCCAGCCCGCTGACGGCACAGATCCCAGCCGAACGTGACCGGTTCGGCCGCCTGCTGGTAGACGAGTACCTGCGCGTGACACCCACCGTCTACGCTGCCGGCGACACCGCTGCCGCCGTTGCCGATGGCGGCCACCCGACCATCCAGAGCTGTCAACACGCGCAGCCGATGGGTAAGTACGCGGGCCACAACGTCGCCGCGGATCTGCTCGGTTTGCCGATGCTTCCGTTCACTGCGGACCCATACAGCAACTGCATCGATCTCGGCGCCGCCGGGGCGTTGACGACGGTGGGCTGGGAACGCACAGTCGACAAGGAAGGCTCCGAAGCCAAAGCGATCAAGCACGCTATCAACACTCAATGGATCTACCCACCCACCGACTCGGCTGACGCGCTGCTCGCGAAGGCCGGCCATTTCAGTAACAGCGCCTATGCACAGGAGATCTCGTGACCACCACCGTTGTAGTCGTCGGCGGCGGATACGCCGGCGTCCTGGCC encodes the following:
- a CDS encoding NAD(P)/FAD-dependent oxidoreductase — translated: MKDALILGGGFAGVWSAASAVRLARSAGSDRLRVRLISAGDDMVIRPRLYERNPDKMRIDLDRLLNPIGVERLNARVESIDAASQTVMAHGADGVLVTASYDRLVLATGSQLKRPAFPGAAHAFNIDTLNAAVALDIHLHHVSQLPPRARYTAVVVGAGFTGLEIATELVGRLRDVAAGQEVRVILVERAKVLGPELGDVPRPVIVDALDTLGVERRLGRTVASATETQVALDDGEVIPAATLIWTVGMSASPLTAQIPAERDRFGRLLVDEYLRVTPTVYAAGDTAAAVADGGHPTIQSCQHAQPMGKYAGHNVAADLLGLPMLPFTADPYSNCIDLGAAGALTTVGWERTVDKEGSEAKAIKHAINTQWIYPPTDSADALLAKAGHFSNSAYAQEIS